One Burkholderia sp. 9120 DNA window includes the following coding sequences:
- a CDS encoding VOC family protein, whose protein sequence is MAKLIHTMIRVQDLPRSLQFYQKAFNFDVSHRLDFPEFALVYLRNHEADAEIELTWNKGRAEPYSHGDGYGHVAFCVDDAKSERQRLIELGMTPNDLREFHNDGGELLARYFFIQDPDGYKIEVLERYGHYQ, encoded by the coding sequence ATGGCCAAACTCATCCACACGATGATCCGCGTGCAGGATCTGCCGCGTTCTCTGCAGTTCTATCAGAAGGCTTTCAATTTCGACGTCTCGCACCGGCTCGACTTTCCGGAGTTCGCGCTGGTCTATTTGCGCAACCACGAAGCCGACGCGGAAATAGAACTGACCTGGAATAAAGGCCGCGCGGAACCGTATTCGCACGGCGACGGTTACGGTCATGTCGCCTTCTGCGTGGACGACGCGAAAAGCGAGCGGCAGCGGCTGATCGAGCTCGGCATGACGCCCAACGATCTACGGGAATTTCACAACGACGGCGGCGAATTGCTGGCGCGCTATTTTTTCATTCAGGACCCTGACGGCTACAAGATCGAAGTGTTGGAACGCTACGGCCACTATCAATAG
- a CDS encoding DUF2000 domain-containing protein: MEFDTKVAIIVLDDLAVWQKLNVTAFLATGIAGAAPEALGEPYEDAAGRQHARLLGQPMMVYQADSAGLLRAFRQGIERELTRAVYVRAMFSTGHDQANREVFRAEPADAPDLVGLAVRGLKKAVDKAVKGLSLHA, from the coding sequence ATGGAATTCGATACGAAGGTCGCCATCATCGTGCTGGACGATCTGGCCGTATGGCAAAAACTCAATGTCACCGCGTTTCTCGCGACGGGTATCGCGGGCGCCGCGCCCGAAGCACTAGGCGAACCGTATGAAGACGCCGCCGGCCGCCAGCACGCGCGGCTGCTCGGCCAACCGATGATGGTGTATCAGGCGGACAGCGCGGGTTTGCTGCGCGCGTTCCGTCAGGGCATCGAGCGGGAGTTGACGCGCGCCGTCTATGTGCGCGCGATGTTCTCCACCGGCCACGATCAGGCGAATCGCGAGGTGTTCCGCGCGGAACCCGCGGACGCGCCCGATCTCGTCGGGCTGGCGGTGCGCGGGTTGAAGAAGGCGGTCGATAAAGCGGTTAAGGGTTTGTCGCTGCACGCGTGA